The DNA sequence ATTGGAATCGTTGGCCAAATATGTCGCTCTCTTACATGTAATCTCGGTTGATGTGATTGCAAATGTAATTAAATAATAAATTTATTTTGTGATATTATATTTGTCAAGCTTTTTCTGACCTGTCTTGGGGTTTAGTTAAATTGTTTAAAAATTATCAATAATTGGTTGTATTGTAATGTTTGAGGTTTGAGATGGTGTTTTACCCGGCCGGTATCAGTGGAAATAATGCCTGCTGAAAACACTATGCCGGTGAAAGGCTGGGGCATATTGCGAATTAGTGCCCATCCATAAATGGCCCTTTTCCCCAATTTCTGCGTCAGGCTCAGATTTTAATCCTCGAAATACTTCAATGTATGGTGCCTCTGCGGCTTGGCCCCCAAGCGGGGCGGTTAAAATCTTCGCCTTCCCCTCCGGGGCGTAGGCCCTCCGGGCCAGAGGCTTGACCTTGAACAAAATTGCCTGCTTTATGGATGGGCACGAATTACAACGAAAATTGTCCCCCGGGACAGGGTGGAGGGTGGGTGGCAGGTTGTTTGCTGCAGATCGTGCAGGACCCATCTTGAATGTCTGGCTGACACTGGACCCCACGTTTTCAGAAACTGGATATCTCCTTTTCAGCCAGAATTTTTTCCAAAGCTGCAAGGACAGGCTTTTTGATATTTTTAAAATGCTGTTTTACCGCCCTTTGTGCCTTTACAAGATCGCGAGATGCAACAGATTCGAAAATATTCTTGTGTTCGGAGCCTACAACCCGTTCCGAATGGATAAATAGGAGCGCCCCTCTGTACTTGAGGTATAAGAGATCAAAAAGAAACTTGAGAACTTGCACTTGTACTTTTCTCCCGGAAAGAGAGGCAAGGGTGAGGTGAAATTCCATGTCTTTGAGCAGTCTCTCGTTTAGGTATATCTCCTTTGGAGCTTTCAGAAGGGCCTGAAGTGCATCGTGCAGCTTTTGTATACCCTTTTCATCCAGTGTTTTTATAGTCTCGGGTAGAAGTGATAGTTCAATGATTTCCCTGGTTTCGTATATTTCACGGACCTCCTGGACGTTCATCGGTTCGGTGTAATAGCCGCGGTTGGGCTTGTGCCGTATCAATCCCTGTGATTCTAAGCGTTTCAGTGCTTGAATCACGGGAGTAGGACTCATGCCCAGGCGTTTTGCCAAATCGCGACACGATACCTTCTGTCCGGGGGCGATCTCGTTGTGAAACAGCATCCGACGAATGCCCATATAGGCGCTGTCTGTATGGTCAGTGCGGACTGGGGAGCCGGATTTCTTTTTTTTGGTCATCTTTCCTCGTCTTCCATGAGAAATAGTGAGTTTGTGCCCGTCCATGGCTGGATGGCTCTTGTCCTTAATCTCTCAGCCCGGGCTCAAACCCGGGAGCCCTCTTGAAAAGTAAGTCCCCGGGCAGTGTCATAAAAAACCACTGATTGCCGTTCGGGTTTGCGAGTGATGATATTAGGTTTCTAAGGGAATCAAGAGAAGCAAATCTTAGCACAAACATCCCATATATGGCTAAACTGTAAATATGTCAACTTAAAGTTCCCGCCAATATTCACGAAGGCCGAAGGAAAGGGTTTTCACAGCTTGACACGAGGATTGGGGTTCCCTATACTTCATTTAGGATCAAAAGATATCTTCACTTCTTTGCCCGAACGTGTTTGAAGGACTGTTAGCGAGTTTCCATCCGTAAATGGCTTTTTTGCGCAATCTTTCTGCCTTCATCATGACTAAGGCGTGACAAGCCCGCCAGAAAACGGCGGACAAGCTGCGACAACCCGCCAAAGGCGGGTAAATCTGCGGGGATTCTTTCTGGCGGCGTACCAAGTGTGCGCCTTCGCGTAATCCCTTGATTTTTTAGCTCTTGCACAAAAATTCTCATTTCTGGATTGGAAACTTGGCTAGTGCCCTAAGTTTGTTTCTGGATGGGCACTGGTAAAGCCAGGATTACCTTTGAGAGGGATGAAAGCCCATGGAAGAAACAGGAAATGCCCGGCCGGAAACAGTACCCCCCAAACCCCCTGAAGTACCCTCTTCGAATGAAACGCTGGCAAAGGCTGATCCGGTTAAACGCATCATAGCCTTGGTCATAGACGGTGTTGCCGCCGCCATCGTTGGATTTATCCCGTTTGTAGGGGGAATTATCGGCGCACTTTACATGCTTTTCCGAGATGCCCTGCCCATCGAGGCCCTTGAATACAAGAGCGTCGGCAAGAAATTGATGAAATTATCCGTGGTGAAAACCGAAGGTCCGCCTGCCAGGATCGATTACGGTACCTCTGCCAAGAGAAATTGGATGTTCGCTCTCGGCCCGATTATGATGTTTCTTCTCCTCATCCCGGTTATCGGATGGATTCTTGACATACTGATCGCTATTGGCTGGTTTGTTCTCGTGATCATCGAACTCGTAAAGATTTTTTCCGATAAACAGGGCATCAGACTGGGGGACAAGATGGCTGGCACCATGGTGGTTGAAGACTGATCTGTTCCTCTTCCAATCGTTCTCCCTTACCCCTGCGCTTTGCATCGAGACCTTTGAAAAACGCCCCCTTTTGCCCAATTGCGGCGTCAGGCTCAAATTCCAATCCTCAAAATACTAAATGTATTCCTGCGGTTGAAATTTTCGCCTTCCTTGAACTTGACCAAAATTGAGCATTTTTCAAAGGTCTCGCATCCTTTCCCGCCTTGGGGGTAGACCTTCTCATTCACTATTCCGGCACATGCCTGCGGCATACTGGTTCAAGGAGAAGCAGGTATCGAGTGAATAAGAATCCAGGAAATATGATTTCGATTGAACCCTTTGACATTCAACTCCCCACCTCCCAAAGCTAGCGTTATCATCCGACGGTACTTTTGGATGGACGCTATCCGGGTATTTTTTACCCGCATCGCCCGAAGAATACCCACCAATTGTATCTGAAGTAACCAGGTTTAGTATTGGACCTGGTAGGTCAATCCAGTTAAATTGACTGTCTTTTCAGGGTGTTGACTTGAATTTTTTTGAGTTGGCATGGGAAGTGTTATATCCTATTTAAGTAATCAAGTTTGGCTGCATCATAGGGATAAAGGCGGCCAATCTGAAACCCGGGGTGCCGCCCGGATTATGGATTCCAAGGGCACCCAAAAAATGAAGGGAGCTTTCAATGAAAATCATACGTCTTTCATCGATCCTTTTCCTGTTCTTGATGTTGTTCGACGGCAATGCCTTTGCCCAATGGAGAGGGTACGGAGACTGGCAGATGGGACCCGGAATGATGGGTGGATGGGGCATGGGATGGTTTGGGGGTATTTTCATGATTATATTATGGATTCTTGTTATCGTGGGACTCGTTTTCTTGATTAAGTGGCTGATTCAGAGCACCAGGGGCGAATCAGTCGCGACTCGCAGTGATTCTTCCAGTGCCCTTGCTATCCTCAAGGAGAGATATGCCCGGGGGGAGATTGAAAAGAGTGAGTTCGAAGAAAAGAAAAAAGATCTTCTCGGATAAAAATGACGGATTCCCTTTGTCCAAAATAGAATTTGACGCTTCAAGCAGAGGCTGACATTTTCCCTTCGCCTGGGTTCGCTCCTCCTTCTCCCATGGCTTCGGTCCCGCCAGACAGCGGTGGGTAAACATTGCCTATTTTGAGGCAGGCCGCGCCCGAGGCGGGCAAGCGCTCACGCGTAATATCTGGGTTCAAGGATTCCCTTTCAATCCGATCTCTTCTGCCACTTCCCTCATGCCCATGATCGTATCGTTTATCAACTCCGATATTTCAACACCCAACATCTTGGCTCCGTTTTCGATCACAGAGCGGTTTACCCCGGCGGCGAACCGTTTGTCTTTCCATTTTTTCTTTACGGATTTAGTGGTGAGGTCCAATACGCTTTTGGAAGGTCGAATCAGGGCGGCTGCCGAGACAAGGCCGGTCAGTTCATCAATGGCATAAAGGGTTTTTTCCAGTTCCGTGTGGGGTTCCACATCGCTGCAAAGGCCCCATCCGTGGCTCACCACCGCCCGGATGTATTCCTCTGGCCAATGATTCTCCTTTAAGATCTCTTCTGTTTTCTTGCAGTGTTCTTCCGGATATTGCTCATAATCGAGGTCGTGAATGAGCCCGATTACGCCCCACTTCTCCTCATCCTCTCCTTTTTTGCGGGCGATGTAACGCATGACCCCCTCAACAGCGAGGGCATGTTTTAAAAGTCCATCACTTTTGTTGTATTTTTTGAATAGTTCTAAAGCCTCTTCACGTGTGGGAACCCTAGATTCCATGGCAGAACCTCCTATTTCCAGAATACCGGCCATCATATCGGAGTCCCTCTGAAAATCAAAGGACAATTTTGACAAGGTTGATCTAAGCCGTGCGTGGAGTTTGCCGGTTTTCGGGCACTCCCCACACAGATGAAGATTTTTGGCAAACTCCGCGCTTTGCGATTGTACGGTAGAGGGAAGGGGCCGGTCTGGGCCCGGGTTGAGGTGTTTACATTGGAGGCAGTCTCTGGAGGTGCGTTTCTCCTGCCGAAGGCCCATGGGGGGAGGAGGCCTTGTTCATGGCACACTTTGGTGTCGGATCGGCTTTTGTTTCAGGGACATACAGGACTTTACAAGCTGACATTTTCGTACTATGGTGAACGCCGTTAAAAATACTGTCCGACCCGAAGTATCAATGACAGGGTAGGGACGGCATCGTCATGGAACGAAAGGAGGGTGCCATGGCATCCAAGACCAAAGAGGCCAGGCTGGACCAGAAAAAGAGATTGGAAGAGCAGTTGGAGCGGAGATTGGCCGCTTTGACGGATAGAGGACTTGATTCCGCCAGGATCGCCAAGGATGTCAAGGTCAGAATGTTAAGGGCCGAGATCCGAAAGACCAATGCGCGGTTGAAAGCTATTTCAGCCATTGAAAAAAAGAACGAGGAGATGGCGCGGCTAAGGGCCGAACAGGCCGCGGCGCCCAAGAAAGAAAAGGGCAAAAAGCAGAAGGCGCAGCCTCAAGAGGAAAAAATCAGCAAACGGCAACAAAAGAAAAGGCAAAAGAAGGATAAAAAAAAGTCCACGGAGAGCGGTAACCAGTAGGGACCGGGGAAGGGAAAGGGGCCGGGGAGGAGGCCGACCTTCCCTTCGCATCGCTATCCCGGGTCGGAAGGGACATGAAACCCTTCCACCGCTTTTACCTTGAAGGACCGCGATACGGACCATAACGCCATCCCGACCGGCCTATTCAATTCCATTGGGGGCCGAGTTTTCTCGGATCCCAAGGTCTTTTTCCCCTAAAACGCCTGCCATCATTACACCCGCAAACCAGGATAAGGGGGATCTTCACATCCGGGAAACCTCCCTAATCTTACCCAGGTCTCTGAGGACCATCCATCTTCCTGCGGGAATCACCTGTGATCCGGATCAGGGGCGGTGAGCCCGTCCGGGGTAGGTAGAGGATTGAAAGGGTTTTATGAATTGTTAATTTAATGTCTTGGCCTTGCGATCACCGGACTTGATGATTGCTAAGACCGGGAATACGAACGGAAGGAGTGAGACATCGATGCTTGGTTTCCTGAAAAAACTGTCCGGCAGGCACGAGCCGATGAGAGTCTTCGTTGACAAGGATATATGCGTGGGTTGTGAAAAGTGTGTCAAACTGTGTCCGGAAGTTTTTCAAATGGGGGGTGAGGTGGCAGTGACCGTCACCGAGGATGTGCCTCCGAAGTACCAGAAGGCCTGTAAGGAGGCGGCGGAGCACTGCCCTGTTGAGGCCATAACAATAAAAAAATAGGCATCCGGGCCAGGGCGACCAGGGGCAGGTATGTGAAGCCGGAGGAGGTGGTCTCCGGAGGACTCCTGGATCCTTGAAGAATGGGATTTCGCTCCAACCCTTACTTGACGAGGGAACGTTTGGGGGTACAAGCAACCTTTCCAGGCACAACCCGGCCCGGGGGCAAGGCGGAGAGTCATGGGCAACCGCAGGGAAAAGTTGATGAAGATCCTTGACGACCTGACAGAAGAACTCCGCACATTGCGGTTCGCCCCCCCCGTCACCCACATCTACAATCCTCTCCAGTACGCGCGCAGGCCCTATGAGCTGTATTTAGAACGCTACGCCTCGAGGGGAAAGGAGGCCGTCTTCCTGGGGATGAATCCAGGCCCTTGGGGAATGGCCCAGACAGGGATCCCCTTCGGTGAGGTCCATGCTGTGAGGGATTGGCTCGGGATCGATGGGCCCGTGGGCCGCCCCCTCAAGGTGCACCCGAAGCGACCCGTTCAAGGGTTTGCCTGCAGGAAGAGTGAAGTCAGCGGGCGGAGATTTTGGGGATGGGCCAGGGAGAATTTTGGTACCCCCGAACGGTTCTTTTCCCGTTTTTTCGTTGCCAATTATTGCCCGCTCCTCTTCCTGGAAGAAAGCGGCAGGAACCGCACCCCCGACAGACTTCCGGTCCGGGAAAGGAAGCCATTGTTGGAGGCCTGTGACCGGGCCCTGAAGAGGACCATCCGGTTGCTTTCCCCGCGTTGGGTCCTGGGAATCGGCAACTTCGCGGAAGAACGGGCCAGGGCTGCGCTTTCGGGCCTGGAGGTGGAAGTGGGAAGGATCAGCCATCCCAGTCCCGCCAATCCCAGGGCCAATCGGGGTTGGGCGAACCTGGTCGAGAACGAACTGGCGGCATTGGGTATTCAGGTATAACTCCACAGGGGACCCCATGGCCTGAATTTACATGGATCATCGCTTTTGACCAAAAAGCTGCCTGCCTTTTTGAGTTCGATGGTACAGTCGAGCCTGAGAAAAGACCAAAGAAAGGGCGAGGGATGAAGGAGATCAGAGTATGCTTTCCAGGGGGGTTACGAGTGGATGCCGAAGTTGACGGCAGGCTAATCCCCACGGATCAAGCGGTCGAGGAAGGAGGCGGGGGGACGGCCCCGGAGCCTTTTTACCTGTTCCTTGCCTCCATTGCCACTTGTGCGGGGATCTATGCCCTGAGATTTTGCCAGAGACGGGGCATCGATACACGGGACATGACATTGACCATGGCATGCGAGTACGATGAGGATATAAGACTCTATCGCAAGATGACCATCGACCTGAAACTTCCCCACGGGTTTCCGGAAAAGTACCGGGGGGCCATTATCAAGTCCATGGACCTTTGCGCGGTGAAAAAACACATCCTGAATCCGCCGCAGTTTGAGATCAAGACTTCATAAAGTGTCACCGAAAGGTACGGGAGAGGCCTTTGAGAGAGATACGAACCGTCTGTCCCAGGGACTGTTACGATACCTGCGGCCTGATCGCACGTGTCGGTGACAACGGCGAGGTGTTGTCCGTAAGGGGTGACCCGCAGCATCCAATCACCCGAGGCCTTACCTGCCCGAGGGCCGCGAAGGATCAGGTAAGGCTTTACAGGAACCGGGTGGAGGCCCCGTTCATCCGCCGCAAAGGCCGATTCCATGCCATCGGGTGGGAAGAAGCCCTGGATACCCTGGCCCAGAGGCTTTCAAAGGCCCTTCGGGAACATGGCCCGGAAACGCTCCTTTACCTGGCTTATGCAGGGAACATGGGCCTTCTCACCGAACTTTTTCCCCAGAGGCTCTGGAACGCGCTGGGGGCCACCCAGACCGATTATTCCCTGTGCAGCGAATCGGGGCATCGGGGTATTGTGCTTCATTACGGCCACAGCTACGGCCTTATGCCGGAAGACCTCCCTGATCGAGATTTCATCGTGTTTTGGGGATTCAACGCGGCAGTGAGCGCTCCCCATATCTGGGCCCTGGCCCGGAAGGCCAGGAGAAGGAAAGGGGCCTCAATCGCCGTGGTCGATCCCTTCAAGACCAGGACTGTGGAAGGTGCGGACCTCTGGCTCCGGCCGAGACCGGGAAGCGATGTCGCTTTGGCGTACGGAATCATGCATCATCTGGTCCGGGAAGGGCGGGTGGATCGTGCATTCATTGAAGAGTGGACCCGGGGTTTCGAGGCATTGGAAGAGGAGGTCCTGAGGTGGCCCCCGGAAAGGACCGAGAATTGTACAGGGGTGCCATGGAAAGATGTGGCCGCCCTGGCCGATGCTTACGGCAAGGCCGAGGCCCCGGCTACCCTGATAGGTATCGGTCTTCAGAAATGTGTCAAGGGTGCCGACCAGGTGCGGGCGGTTTCCCTGGTTCCTGCCCTGTTGGGCTTCCATAGGGCCTTCTTTTATAGCAATGGGGAGGCCTTCCAGGTGGACAAGGCGGGGCTGAAAGGGGCCCGGCAGGCCGCAGGGAGACATAGAGTCGTGTCCCAGGTTGACCTGGCGGATCGGGTAAAGGAGGGACTCTTTAGGTGTATCTTCGTGAGCCTTATGAATCCCGCCCTGACGCTTCCCAATCAGACAGCCTTCCGGAAAGGAATCTCCAGGGAAGAGGTTTTTCTTGCCGTACACGAGACCCACTGGACCCGAACCGCACAACTCGCAGACCTTGTCCTTCCGGCGCCCACCTTCATGGAAAAAGATGACGTGGTGATTCCCTACGGACATCCCTATGCTCGTCTGGCCCCGAAGGTCGTGGAGCCGGTCACGGACAGCCGCAGCGAGGTATGGCTCATGCGGGAACTGGCTTCCCGCCTGGGACTCAGGGATGATTGGCTCTTCGAGGATCCCTGGAAGGCGGTCGAGACCGCGCTCACAGGCGCCCTGGAAGGACGGGACTGGCATGCTTTGCTCGAGGGTCAAACCGTGGCCCTCAGAAGACGGCCCGTTGAAGTCTATCCGACGCCCTCTGGGAAAATCGAGTTTTACTCCACTCAGGCCGGGAAGCTGGGGTGGGATCCCCTTCCCAGGCAACGTACTTTGGATATCCCTGCCGGGCGATTCCAATACGTGGCAGGTGCCCTCCCGCTTTACACCCATACCCAGTTCCAGGAAGTTTACGGCGATATCCCTCCCGAGGTTTACATCCATCCCTTGGATGCGGAAAGGCTGGGGGTCCTCCAAGGGGACCGGGTGGCCCTTTCTAACGAAAGGAGCGAGGTGACGATGCGGGCGGTCGTCTCGGAGAAGGTCCTTCCCGGTGTCTTATGGTCCCCGAGACAGTTAGAGGGATTGGACGGCAGGCCGCAGAACGGGCTTACCAGCGGCAGTCCCCAGGAGATCGGGGGAGGGCCGACCTACAATTCGACCCTTGTAACCATAGTCAGTGCTAACCATTGAGGGGGCGATTCTGTAATTTGAAGGGGGTATCCGATGTCCGAAGCCGGCTCTATGTTCACTCTGCAGTTCGATGAAGCGATCTGCGCATCCTGTCCCTCCGGGGCCTGCCTGGTGAAGTGCCAGTACCTGGAGGCGGACCGCGAGCAAGCGAAACGGGAGATGTTGAAGATTTTCAGGGGGGAGGACTCCCGGGTGCTCCAGGAGTGCGTCACCTGTTACGCTTGCGAGGAGTATTGCAAACGAGGCAACCATCCTTTTTACCTGATCACCCAGCGCCGGGAGGAAAAGGGGATTCTCACGGCCCCACGGGCCATCACCCGGCAGTGGATCAACATCGGAGAGCCCCGGGGAAAGTACGAAGTGGGGGAGATCAAGGAGAGGGCCCTTTCATTCGGCTTCATGCCCCAGTTCAAGGATATCGTCAAGGGGAAACTCTTCGAGGACGTGATGCCCGGCTATTTTTTCGGGCAGGAATATTTCTGCAACGTCGTCTATATCCACTTCGCCAACACGGCCGTAATAAAGGAACGCCTGCCGCGGGTGATCCGGAACATCCAGGAACTGGGGGTGAAAGAGGTCGTATTCATGCATGACGAATGCTACGCGGCCTTCTCGTCCCTTGCTCCGGCCTTCGGGATGGAGGTGCCCTTCAAGCCGATTCATTATTTCGAGTATTTATACCAAAGATTGGAAGGGCTTCGAGGGGATATTCGGCCCCTTCATATTCGTGTGGCCTACCAGAGGCCCTGTTCAAACCGGCTTTGTCCCCGGACCCATCGATGGGTACCGAAAATTCTGGACCTGATCGGAGCGGAATTGGTGACGAGGACCTACCAGGATGAGAACGCCCTCTGTTGCGGGAGCATCTTCAGGGCCATGTACGGGTACGATCTGGCGGCAGACGTACAGGCCCGTAACATTGAAGACATAGTGAAGAGCGGGGCGGAGTACTGTGTTTTCAATTGTCACGGATGCCAGAACGCCTTGAGTGATCGGCTGGCCAGGAAGGGTGTGAGGCCTATTCACATGGTAGAGTTGTGCCGGATGGCCATCGGCGAGAATCCGGGATTTGAGGTGCCGTGAAATGGAAGACATCAAGCGAAGACTGTGTGACATCGTTGGTGAACGGTTCGTTTCGGACCGGGCGGAGGAACTCTTTTTTTACGGCCGGGATCCCGGTCTCATGCCCCCCCACAGTCCTGACTTCGTTGCCTTGCCCGGGACGGTCGAAGAGGTTCGGGAAATCGTAAAGTTGGCCTTCCGGGAAGGGGTTCCAGTGGTCCCCATGGGCGCCGGGATGACCCTTACAGGACTATGTATTCCACGGAAGGGCGGAATCGTCCTGGACATGAAGCGTATGAACCGAATTCTGGAAGTCAATGACAGGGCCCGTTATACCATCGTGGAGGGGGGAACGCCAACGGGTGCATTGAAGGCTTACCTGGATGCCCATCACCCGAGATTACGGTTCAGTATCCCGGATTCCCCGGCCGCAACGACGATAGCGGCCAACGTCATGATTCACGGACAGGGACGCCTCACCCAGCAGTACGGTTTCAATTCCGACATGGTCACGGGCCTGGAAGTGGTGCTCCCTACGGGAGATGTCGCGAGGATCGGGTCCTGTTCCCTTTCTCCCGATTGGTTTTCCAAAGGTGCGCCCCTTCCTGACCTTTCGGGGCTTTTTCTTGGTTGGCTGGGGACCACGGGGGTCATCACCAAGGTGGGTCTCAAGCTTTATCCACGGAAAAAGATGCGGGAAGTTGAGATATTCATCACCGACAGTCCGGACTTTATCCCGGATATCATTTACGAGATCACCCATACCGAGATGACTGAGGACATCAACATCTTCGCCCAGCCCCTCCCGTTGATTTTCAAGGACAATCACCACGTCGTCGTGTACTTCACGGGAGACACGGACGAGGAGTTGGAATTCAAGAAAAAGTCGGTTTTTCATGCCCTGGATCGGTTTATCAAGAACAAAGACGGCGGCTTCATGACGGTGGGGCCGGGCATGAAACAAAGTCTGCTGGACATGCCGCAACGGAGTGCGAGCACCTTTGCGGATGTCACCAAAGGGGGAGGTTTCGAGTACTCCGGACCGATTATCCTGGTGGAAAAATACCCCCAGTGCTCCCGCAAACTGGATGAACTGGCCGAAAAATACGATTTGAAATACCATGCGACGGCAAGGATCATCGGGCGGGGACATGCCATGATGTTCGCCTTCTCCTTCACCTTCAACCGTGCGGACGAGGATATGATGGATCGAGTCCGGGCTGCGCTTCGCGAGGCCAGCGAATTCGCCCTTTCGGCCGGCGGCGTTTTCTGGAAACCCACCGTGGATGAACAGAGACGGCTCCTTCAGGCCATGGATCCGGTAACCCGGCGTCTCATGCAGATGATAAAGCGGAATCTGGACCCGAGCGGCATCATGAACCCCGGGAACTGGGAGGTGCCTTAGGATGAGACACGAAGAGATCCTGCACAGGTGTTTCCGTTGCGGCTGGTGTAAGTTCACGAGCGACTACTCGGAGTTCAACTGCCCCTCCTACAGGAAATTTCGGTTCGACACCTTTGCACCGGGAGGGAGGATGTGGCTGATCCGGGCCTGGCTCAATGGAGATATTCCAAACAGCGCAAGGTACCAGGAGATCCTTTACTCGTGCGCCACCTGCGGGAGCTGCGTGGAGCACTGCGCCTTCAGCTTCCGCGACGATCTGGTGGAAATCTTCATCTCGGCGAGGGAGGAGATGGTCAATGACGGCCGGATTCCTCCTCCGGTCCGCGATTTTCTTAAGAGCATCAATGTCCACGGCAATCCATTCAAGGCACCGGAGGGGGAACGGGGGGCCTGGGCTGAGGGAATGCCGGTGGAGCCTTACTCAGACCAGGACTACCTCCTCTATATCGGATGCGTGGGCTCCTATGACGAGCGGGGAAAGAAGATCGCAAAGGCCTTGGCCCGCTTGCTTTCGAGAGCGGGGGTCTCCTTCGGTATCCTGGGAGACCGGGAACTGTGCGACGGCAACGAGGTGAGAGCCCTTGGGGAAACGGGCCTGTTTAGGTTCCTGGCGGAGAGCAATATCAGGATGTTCCGGGAATTGGGCGTAAGGAAGATCGTAACCCTGGATCCCCATGCCTATAACGCCTTTCGCAGGGAGTACCCAGGGATGGGAGGGGATTTCGAGGTGCTCCACTATACCCAGCTTCTCTCCATGCTGGTCTCACAGGGGAGCCTCTCCTTTTCAGGTTTCAGGGAGAGGGTGGTCTTTCATGACCCCTGCTATCTCGGACGTCACAGCGGAGAGTATGAGGCCCCGAGGGAGATCCTCGATTCCATTCCCGGCCTTGAGCGTATAGAAATGAGACAGTCCCGGGAGAACGCTTTTTGCTGTGGGGGGGGTGGAGGCAATTTTTTCACAGATATTCTCGGAGGGGGAGAGGAAAGTCCCAACAGGATCCGGATAAGGCAGGCGGTCGCGGCCGGTGCCCAGGTTCTGGCCGTGGCCTGCTGCCAGTGCGCGAAGATGCTTGAGGACGGAATCAAGGGAGAGAACCTGGAAGACCGGATCCGGGTTCTGGACATCGCAGAGATCGCCTTGACGGCATTAAAGGGATGACAGCGGCGCCTGTTTTTCTGATATCCGGCTTTCCCGTATCGGAGGTGCAGTCGGCAGCTCAGCCTG is a window from the Deltaproteobacteria bacterium genome containing:
- a CDS encoding (Fe-S)-binding protein, translated to MRHEEILHRCFRCGWCKFTSDYSEFNCPSYRKFRFDTFAPGGRMWLIRAWLNGDIPNSARYQEILYSCATCGSCVEHCAFSFRDDLVEIFISAREEMVNDGRIPPPVRDFLKSINVHGNPFKAPEGERGAWAEGMPVEPYSDQDYLLYIGCVGSYDERGKKIAKALARLLSRAGVSFGILGDRELCDGNEVRALGETGLFRFLAESNIRMFRELGVRKIVTLDPHAYNAFRREYPGMGGDFEVLHYTQLLSMLVSQGSLSFSGFRERVVFHDPCYLGRHSGEYEAPREILDSIPGLERIEMRQSRENAFCCGGGGGNFFTDILGGGEESPNRIRIRQAVAAGAQVLAVACCQCAKMLEDGIKGENLEDRIRVLDIAEIALTALKG